From one Rosa rugosa chromosome 4, drRosRugo1.1, whole genome shotgun sequence genomic stretch:
- the LOC133745450 gene encoding protein PAM68, chloroplastic, whose amino-acid sequence MAAAIAGSWSSKPSPITSQHPSLSSKIGLKPWTLSTKPNYPISRTNQSKNQNYFSSSSTQLNATLKNPRGFGRPPKKSKKTATKKKTEQNNDSGNEDEEDEEDEAEEGIIPEMVTNRMITRMGFTVGLPLFMGLLFFPFFYYLKVGLKIDVPTWVPFIVSFVFFGTALAGVSYGIVSSSWDPMREGSLLGWNEAQKNWPVFWRSLRGGSRKN is encoded by the exons ATGGCAGCTGCAATTGCAGGTTCATGGTCTTCCAAGCCCTCTCCAATCACTTCGCAACACCCATCATTATCTTCTAAG ATTGGCCTTAAGCCTTGGACGCTGTCCACAAAACCCAACTACCCCATTTCCAGAACAAATCAAAGCAAAAATCAGAACTACTTTTCATCATCCTCCACACAATTAAATGCGACCTTGAAGAATCCAAGAGGCTTCGGACGGCCACCAAAGAAAAGCAAGAAGACCGCCACCAAGAAGAAGACGGAACAAAACAATGACAGTGGcaatgaagatgaggaagacGAAGAGGACGAAGCAGAAGAAGGCATAATACCAGAGATGGTGACCAACAGGATGATAACCAGGATGGGATTCACAGTTGGGCTTCCACTGTTTATGGGACTATTGTTTTTCCCATTCTTCTACTACTTGAAAGTTGGTCTCAAAATTGATGTGCCCACATGGGTGCCCTTCATTGTGTCATTTGTGTTCTTTGGGACAGCTCTTGCGGGAGTGAGCTATGGGATTGTGTCCTCTAGTTGGGACCCTATGAGGGAAGGGTCGCTCTTGGGTTGGAACGAGGCTCAGAAGAATTGGCCTGTATTTTGGAGATCTCTTAGGGGTGGATCGAGGAAGAACTAG